Proteins from a genomic interval of Luteolibacter sp. Y139:
- a CDS encoding family 43 glycosylhydrolase, protein MFRPLAITLCLLASVSAVEKTFLNPISEGADPWVTKNGKQYVWCHSEGNRGIALWVSDRLTSMGQKHVIWTAPESGPYAKEVWAPEIHLLDGKWHVYFAASDGKNANHLAYVLTSRDADPLGPYTVHGPFATGDGKDGKSPNIWAIDMTVLEVSGKRYAIWSGWDAPGTDKQFLYIAPMKSPTELSGPRVLLAKNDDYLWERTEEKQESRGLAEGPEVLQNGGRTFVTYSTAASWLPTYKLGMLELTGKDPLDPKSWTKRPEPVFRGTDETYGIGHSCFVKSADDREWWHVYHAKRDKGTGWRRAIFVQPFTFGADGLPDFGKPVAPGTPLPFPSGESSPTPKLPVSADFTQGHPKGFSYYGHLQFVAFEKDGMHLGTVPEKPVNDYRSGEKLVLDGGEFTDFEATATLRFVKGDRDAGLLFRVTQPSVGFDAQSGYFAGLIPRDKMLVLGKMDGKGWKEIGRAPVELPAEATHQLGVIARGPVIKVTLGGKEVLTVRDESYPAGTVGLRVVDTHACFSKLEVKTVGGR, encoded by the coding sequence ATGTTCCGCCCGCTCGCCATCACCCTCTGCCTGCTCGCCTCCGTCTCCGCCGTCGAGAAGACCTTCCTCAATCCAATCTCGGAAGGTGCCGACCCGTGGGTGACGAAGAACGGCAAGCAGTACGTGTGGTGCCACTCGGAAGGAAACCGCGGAATCGCCCTCTGGGTCTCCGACCGTCTCACCTCGATGGGCCAGAAGCACGTGATCTGGACCGCTCCGGAAAGCGGTCCCTATGCGAAGGAAGTCTGGGCCCCGGAGATCCACCTGTTAGATGGCAAGTGGCATGTCTATTTCGCCGCCTCAGACGGGAAGAATGCCAACCACCTGGCCTACGTGCTGACCTCGCGCGATGCCGATCCGCTCGGCCCTTACACGGTGCATGGGCCTTTCGCCACCGGCGATGGCAAGGATGGGAAGTCGCCGAACATCTGGGCGATCGACATGACCGTGCTGGAAGTCAGCGGCAAGCGCTACGCCATCTGGTCCGGCTGGGACGCCCCCGGCACCGACAAGCAGTTCCTTTACATCGCCCCGATGAAGTCGCCGACGGAACTCTCCGGCCCGCGCGTCTTGCTCGCGAAGAACGACGACTACCTCTGGGAGCGCACCGAGGAGAAGCAGGAGTCGCGCGGCCTCGCCGAAGGCCCCGAGGTCCTGCAAAACGGCGGCCGCACCTTCGTCACCTACTCCACCGCCGCTTCATGGCTTCCAACCTACAAGCTCGGCATGCTCGAACTCACCGGCAAGGACCCGCTCGATCCCAAGTCATGGACCAAGCGCCCCGAGCCGGTGTTCCGCGGCACCGATGAAACCTACGGCATTGGCCATAGCTGCTTCGTGAAAAGCGCGGACGATCGCGAGTGGTGGCATGTCTATCACGCCAAGCGCGACAAGGGCACCGGCTGGCGGCGGGCGATCTTCGTGCAGCCCTTCACCTTCGGCGCGGATGGCCTTCCGGACTTCGGCAAGCCCGTCGCCCCCGGCACGCCCCTGCCCTTTCCTTCCGGCGAGTCATCGCCCACTCCCAAGCTCCCCGTCAGCGCGGATTTCACCCAGGGCCACCCCAAGGGATTCTCCTACTACGGCCACCTGCAATTCGTCGCCTTCGAGAAGGATGGAATGCATCTCGGCACCGTTCCAGAGAAGCCCGTCAATGACTACCGCAGCGGCGAAAAGCTGGTGCTGGATGGCGGCGAATTCACGGACTTCGAAGCAACCGCCACGCTGCGCTTCGTGAAGGGCGACCGCGATGCCGGGCTCCTCTTCCGCGTCACCCAGCCTTCGGTCGGCTTCGATGCCCAGAGCGGCTACTTCGCCGGCCTGATCCCTCGCGACAAGATGCTGGTTCTCGGCAAAATGGACGGCAAGGGCTGGAAGGAAATCGGTCGTGCTCCGGTGGAGTTGCCAGCCGAAGCGACCCATCAGCTCGGCGTGATCGCCCGCGGTCCCGTGATCAAGGTGACCCTGGGAGGCAAGGAGGTCCTCACGGTTCGCGATGAAAGCTACCCCGCCGGCACAGTGGGCCTGCGCGTGGTGGATACCCACGCCTGCTTCAGCAAGCTGGAAGTGAAGACCGTGGGTGGCAGATAA
- a CDS encoding DUF6438 domain-containing protein — protein sequence MKSGMLKPFYKFGIFWYALVLLCAFAGWTIRHQIQTSRLRVDESSFPEGHPTYYQSISLERTACYGTCPVYTVILHRDGRAEYKPRAHLAQQGDFEGEINSYEFERLSYLLEKNGFERMNGSYKAGFTDAATCIVTASSSSGAKKVSDYGGAGPINLWVIQQLIDGIRARTDWKPVPKASP from the coding sequence ATGAAGAGCGGCATGTTGAAGCCATTCTATAAGTTTGGAATCTTTTGGTATGCACTGGTGCTTCTCTGCGCGTTTGCGGGGTGGACGATCCGTCACCAAATTCAAACCTCACGGCTCAGGGTCGACGAATCGTCGTTTCCCGAGGGCCATCCGACCTACTACCAATCCATTTCACTCGAGCGAACAGCCTGCTATGGAACATGTCCCGTTTACACGGTCATCCTCCACCGCGATGGCAGGGCTGAATACAAGCCACGGGCGCATTTGGCGCAGCAGGGAGACTTCGAAGGAGAAATCAATTCTTACGAGTTCGAGCGTCTATCCTATTTGCTGGAGAAGAATGGCTTCGAGCGAATGAACGGGAGTTACAAGGCTGGCTTCACCGACGCGGCCACCTGCATCGTGACCGCGAGCTCCTCATCCGGGGCGAAGAAGGTTTCCGACTATGGTGGCGCGGGGCCGATCAACCTTTGGGTGATCCAGCAGTTGATCGATGGCATCCGTGCGCGAACCGACTGGAAGCCGGTGCCAAAAGCCTCTCCATGA
- a CDS encoding BPSS1187 family protein, with protein sequence MGLILLTGAAFAAPPAYKDPSPKRYDLNARASKIDPRAKEHPEIDFVFEKDGKPQDTEHACVDTSVAPQGKLVIWLMGHNQGLFEHVSGYGLHAIQVHYANGWFSKLYSGPPPADDLFLSNIRLEAATGEDHSKAVDIPKPDGIMERSFQFVKWLAKENPQGNWDQFLAPGGKGLIWDKVILAGISHGSTTAARMAKEVRVDRVVMFSGPRDQYESWQSLHSATPSERYFGFSHVLDDGWKNDHYCRSWQMLQLNDYGPIVNIDSATPPYSNSRRLITEADVKNDPNRAHGAVVPGGNSPKDKSGKYLYEDTWRYLFTHPVNEIGERTAPDPNCKMQQRK encoded by the coding sequence ATGGGACTGATTCTCCTGACCGGTGCCGCCTTCGCCGCGCCGCCAGCCTACAAGGATCCCTCTCCAAAGCGCTACGACCTCAACGCTCGCGCCAGCAAGATCGACCCGCGCGCCAAGGAGCACCCGGAGATCGACTTCGTCTTCGAAAAGGACGGCAAGCCCCAGGACACCGAACACGCCTGCGTCGACACCAGCGTCGCCCCGCAGGGCAAGCTCGTCATCTGGCTGATGGGCCACAACCAAGGCCTCTTCGAGCACGTCTCCGGCTATGGCCTGCACGCCATCCAGGTCCACTACGCCAATGGCTGGTTCTCCAAGCTCTACAGCGGCCCGCCACCTGCAGACGACCTGTTCCTCTCTAACATCCGCCTCGAAGCCGCCACCGGCGAGGATCACTCGAAGGCCGTCGATATCCCCAAGCCGGACGGCATCATGGAGCGCTCGTTTCAATTCGTGAAGTGGCTGGCCAAGGAGAACCCGCAGGGCAACTGGGATCAATTCCTCGCCCCCGGTGGCAAGGGCCTCATCTGGGACAAGGTCATTCTCGCTGGAATCTCCCACGGCTCCACGACCGCGGCTCGCATGGCCAAGGAAGTCCGCGTCGATCGCGTCGTCATGTTCTCCGGCCCCCGCGACCAATACGAATCCTGGCAAAGCCTTCATTCCGCCACGCCCAGCGAGCGCTACTTCGGCTTCTCCCACGTCCTCGACGACGGCTGGAAGAACGACCACTACTGCCGCTCCTGGCAGATGCTCCAGCTCAACGACTACGGCCCCATCGTCAACATCGACAGCGCCACCCCACCCTACTCTAACAGCCGCCGCCTCATCACCGAAGCGGACGTGAAGAACGACCCCAACCGCGCCCACGGCGCCGTCGTTCCCGGCGGAAACTCGCCCAAGGACAAATCCGGCAAATATCTCTACGAGGACACCTGGCGCTACCTCTTCACCCACCCCGTCAATGAGATCGGCGAACGCACCGCCCCCGATCCCAACTGCAAGATGCAGCAGCGGAAATAA
- a CDS encoding glycoside hydrolase family 31 protein, which produces MASDEFSGNYMEKHRTAQLAADFFPGNIRETRHPRAGLFEFLTDNGVLLAVQLVAEGIVRFRFSPEGRFDDDFSYALDPAFAPAQPDHELIEFADGFAIKTGSLSIRITRHGLKTTITETATGKILCQDDKGFHWEDNKVFGGEVVKMSKVCQHGEYFYGLGDKSCDLNLRGRQFELWGSDTYAYGPHTDPLYKNVPFYISLCHGRSYGIFFDNTFRTGFDFGSEKPNVTTFRAEGGEMNYYFIHGDTPLEVVRRYTRLTGLAEMPPLWALGYHQCKWSYYPETLFRGIAKGFRDRKIPCDALYLDIDYMDGYRCFTWDAERFPDPKRMVAELEQDGFKTVAIIDPGLKIDPGYPVWVEGVEKGYFCRRQDGNLMKGSVWPGLCHFPDFTQPDVRHWWADQFKGLIEDVGVHGIWNDMNEPAVFEDGTFPHDVRHDYDGHPCSHRKAHNIYGMQMIRATQEGLRRFGNGRRPFSITRSAYAGTQRFACGWTGDNVASWEHLNMANTQCQRLATSGMSFIGSDIGGFIETPSPELYLRWVQLAVFHPFFRTHSSGDHGDQEPWSFGEDTTDFVRRAIEMRYRLLPAVYTAFWQYVKDGTPMLRSLPLVEHENPDAYWRSAEFYFGDHLYVVPILAEGEEGRFLYLPKADWFSYHDDSRPKAVATDIWIECPIDRIPVFVRGGAVIPHWPLQQHTGEIPNPEPELRAWWKNGSETSRWYEDQGDGEAWKQGVYRDSTLRVEGAEGRVTVTREWLGSWTPGYETVHLTFCGIGSAEPELTVNIDGHETMAQRGDDGRYRVAAPRDFRSATLEWSPVRVGRHHESSVEA; this is translated from the coding sequence ATGGCCTCCGACGAATTCTCCGGCAACTACATGGAGAAGCACCGCACCGCGCAGCTCGCGGCGGACTTCTTCCCTGGAAATATCCGCGAAACCCGGCACCCCCGCGCCGGGCTGTTCGAGTTTTTGACCGACAACGGCGTCCTGCTCGCCGTCCAACTGGTAGCGGAGGGCATCGTCCGCTTCCGATTTTCCCCCGAAGGCCGTTTCGACGACGATTTTTCCTACGCCCTCGACCCGGCCTTCGCCCCCGCCCAGCCAGACCACGAGCTGATCGAGTTCGCCGACGGCTTCGCCATCAAGACCGGCTCTCTCTCGATCCGCATCACCCGCCACGGGCTCAAGACCACCATCACCGAAACCGCCACGGGGAAGATCCTCTGCCAGGACGACAAGGGCTTCCACTGGGAGGACAACAAGGTCTTCGGCGGCGAGGTCGTGAAAATGAGCAAGGTCTGCCAGCACGGCGAATACTTCTACGGCCTCGGTGACAAGTCCTGCGACCTTAACCTGCGCGGCCGCCAGTTCGAACTGTGGGGCAGCGACACCTACGCCTACGGCCCGCACACCGATCCTCTCTACAAGAACGTCCCCTTCTATATCAGCCTCTGCCACGGCCGCAGCTACGGAATCTTCTTCGACAATACCTTCCGCACCGGCTTCGACTTCGGCAGCGAGAAGCCGAACGTGACCACCTTCCGCGCCGAGGGCGGGGAGATGAACTACTACTTCATTCACGGCGATACCCCGCTCGAAGTGGTCCGCCGCTACACCCGCCTCACCGGCCTCGCGGAAATGCCGCCGCTCTGGGCACTCGGCTACCACCAGTGCAAGTGGAGCTACTATCCGGAAACGCTCTTCCGCGGCATCGCCAAGGGCTTCCGCGACCGCAAGATCCCCTGCGACGCGCTTTACTTGGACATCGACTACATGGACGGCTACCGCTGTTTCACGTGGGATGCCGAGCGCTTCCCCGATCCGAAGCGCATGGTCGCCGAGCTTGAGCAAGACGGCTTCAAGACCGTCGCCATCATCGATCCCGGCCTCAAGATCGATCCCGGCTATCCCGTCTGGGTCGAGGGCGTCGAAAAGGGCTACTTCTGCCGCCGCCAGGACGGCAATCTCATGAAGGGCTCAGTCTGGCCCGGCCTCTGCCACTTCCCCGACTTCACCCAGCCCGACGTCCGCCACTGGTGGGCGGATCAATTCAAAGGCCTCATCGAAGATGTCGGCGTCCACGGCATCTGGAATGACATGAACGAGCCGGCGGTCTTCGAAGACGGCACCTTCCCGCACGACGTCCGCCACGACTACGACGGCCATCCCTGCTCCCACCGCAAGGCGCATAATATCTACGGAATGCAGATGATCCGCGCGACGCAGGAGGGCCTGCGGCGCTTTGGCAATGGCAGACGCCCCTTCTCCATCACCCGCTCCGCCTACGCTGGCACGCAGCGTTTCGCCTGCGGTTGGACCGGTGACAATGTCGCCTCATGGGAGCACCTGAACATGGCGAATACCCAGTGCCAGCGGCTCGCCACCTCCGGCATGTCGTTCATAGGGTCGGACATCGGCGGCTTCATCGAAACGCCTTCGCCCGAGCTCTACCTGCGCTGGGTCCAGCTCGCGGTCTTCCATCCTTTCTTCCGTACTCACTCCTCCGGCGATCATGGCGATCAGGAACCTTGGTCCTTCGGCGAAGACACCACCGACTTCGTCCGCCGCGCGATCGAGATGCGCTACCGCCTCCTGCCCGCCGTTTACACCGCCTTCTGGCAGTATGTGAAGGACGGCACCCCGATGCTCCGCTCGCTGCCTCTGGTCGAGCACGAGAACCCGGACGCCTATTGGCGCAGCGCGGAGTTCTACTTCGGAGACCACCTCTACGTCGTGCCGATCCTGGCCGAGGGCGAGGAAGGCCGCTTCCTCTACCTGCCGAAAGCGGACTGGTTCTCCTACCACGATGATTCGCGGCCGAAGGCCGTGGCTACCGACATCTGGATCGAGTGCCCCATCGACCGCATCCCGGTCTTCGTACGCGGCGGCGCGGTGATCCCGCATTGGCCGCTCCAACAACACACCGGCGAGATTCCAAACCCCGAGCCCGAGTTGCGAGCATGGTGGAAGAATGGCAGCGAGACCAGCCGCTGGTACGAAGACCAGGGCGACGGCGAGGCATGGAAGCAAGGCGTCTATCGTGACTCGACCCTTCGCGTCGAAGGCGCGGAAGGCCGCGTCACCGTGACCCGCGAATGGCTGGGCTCATGGACACCGGGCTATGAAACGGTGCACCTCACCTTCTGCGGAATCGGCAGCGCCGAACCCGAACTCACGGTGAACATCGACGGCCACGAAACCATGGCGCAGCGCGGCGACGATGGCCGCTACCGAGTCGCGGCTCCGCGGGATTTCCGCAGCGCGACCTTGGAATGGTCACCGGTCCGGGTGGGCAGGCACCACGAAAGCAGCGTGGAAGCCTGA
- a CDS encoding glycosyltransferase family 4 protein yields the protein MKIAMLSWESLHSIPVGGGAVHVTELAAALERRGHEVHVFTRLGKGQTTAAIIDGVHYHRCPIELHPDFITETNNMGNALMYFLAAHEVQSGKPFDIIHGHDWLCSKAVAQAKNDHGRKTVFTIHSTQFGRTGNNLHTGVCDRIRAIEREGTYVADRVIAVSGYLADEVKWQYEVPEWKLRVVYNGIDCARFDDPIDPAICRASYGVAPMDPMILFVGRISTQKGPDLLLEAMPSILHYKPNAKAVFVGGGDMLGHLQHRAKELGVDFAVRFPGAMNPDGDVMNLFKSADVVCVPSRNEPFGIVVLEAWAASKPVVVTRNGGPRDFVSHGEDGYIVDASAWGIADGVKAAFSNFEHARWMGSRGRVKAAYGFSWDTIAEQTEAIYREIVPVGAEAEVKAKPVDGALEKNAEVPVKKVGEAKTTAPAEVTKVEVTEVKQAAK from the coding sequence ATGAAGATCGCGATGCTGTCTTGGGAAAGCCTCCACTCGATTCCAGTCGGGGGAGGAGCCGTTCACGTCACCGAACTTGCCGCCGCCCTGGAGCGGCGGGGGCATGAGGTCCACGTTTTCACCCGCCTCGGAAAGGGGCAGACGACGGCGGCGATCATCGATGGGGTGCACTACCACCGCTGCCCGATCGAACTGCATCCGGACTTCATCACGGAGACGAATAACATGGGTAACGCGCTCATGTATTTCCTGGCGGCTCACGAGGTTCAGTCGGGGAAACCGTTCGACATCATCCACGGCCACGATTGGCTGTGCTCCAAGGCGGTCGCGCAGGCCAAGAACGACCATGGTCGCAAGACGGTCTTCACGATTCATTCGACGCAATTCGGCCGGACCGGAAACAACCTTCATACGGGAGTGTGTGACCGGATCCGGGCGATCGAGCGCGAGGGCACCTATGTCGCGGATCGCGTGATCGCGGTGTCCGGCTATCTGGCGGATGAGGTGAAGTGGCAGTATGAGGTGCCGGAGTGGAAGCTGAGGGTGGTTTACAACGGCATCGATTGCGCGCGCTTCGATGATCCCATTGATCCGGCCATCTGTCGTGCGAGCTATGGGGTCGCGCCGATGGATCCGATGATTTTGTTCGTGGGCCGCATCAGCACGCAGAAGGGTCCCGATCTTTTGTTAGAGGCAATGCCTTCGATCCTCCACTACAAGCCGAATGCGAAGGCGGTCTTCGTCGGCGGTGGTGACATGCTCGGTCATCTCCAGCACCGGGCGAAGGAACTCGGGGTGGATTTTGCGGTGAGATTTCCCGGTGCGATGAATCCGGATGGCGATGTGATGAATCTCTTCAAGAGCGCGGACGTGGTCTGCGTGCCGAGTCGCAATGAGCCCTTTGGCATCGTGGTGCTGGAGGCATGGGCGGCGTCGAAGCCGGTGGTGGTGACGCGCAATGGCGGGCCGCGCGACTTTGTCTCGCACGGTGAGGACGGCTACATCGTGGATGCGAGTGCGTGGGGCATTGCCGACGGCGTGAAGGCGGCGTTCTCGAACTTCGAGCACGCGCGGTGGATGGGAAGCCGGGGTCGGGTGAAGGCGGCGTATGGGTTTAGCTGGGATACGATCGCGGAGCAGACCGAGGCGATCTATCGGGAGATTGTGCCGGTGGGGGCTGAGGCGGAGGTGAAAGCCAAACCGGTTGATGGTGCTCTGGAGAAGAATGCGGAGGTGCCTGTGAAGAAGGTGGGGGAAGCCAAGACGACAGCTCCGGCCGAAGTCACCAAGGTGGAGGTAACCGAGGTGAAGCAGGCAGCTAAATGA
- a CDS encoding 4-hydroxy-3-methylbut-2-enyl diphosphate reductase — protein sequence MSEAAPKRPRVNVRRPDVMTQVNAEVERHYRSSIVERIRANGGEITLGNTTVRLAQQFGFCYGVERAIDLAYAARRVFPDNRIFLIGEIIHNPEVNRQLVDMGIVSLPWKQLTNDYDQLTAEDVVIVPAFGAPTNFMEKIEELGCYVVDTTCGDVMKVWRRVRGYAKDGITSIIHGKAGHEETQATASRALGEDGKGHYLIVLTLEETDIVCRYIREGGDRETLLKRFPHAVSPGFDPDLHLKKVGVANQTTMLKSETEEIQRRVRAAVVARDGSSESFQVFDTICGATQERQDALFEMLRRPMDMLFVVGGYNSSNTTHLVEIGEQALPTFFIRNAQCLQSLEQIVHFDLHEKSEITSGYPGALLGEAPAVIGITAGASCPNNLIEDTIFRIFEMRGVPKEQVKAV from the coding sequence ATGAGCGAAGCCGCCCCGAAGCGCCCCCGAGTGAACGTCCGCCGCCCGGACGTGATGACCCAGGTCAATGCCGAGGTCGAGCGCCACTACCGGTCGTCCATCGTCGAGCGGATCCGCGCCAATGGCGGCGAGATCACCCTCGGCAATACCACCGTGCGCCTCGCCCAGCAGTTCGGCTTCTGCTACGGCGTCGAACGCGCGATCGACCTCGCCTACGCCGCCCGCCGCGTCTTCCCGGACAACCGCATCTTCCTGATCGGCGAAATCATCCACAATCCCGAGGTGAATCGCCAGCTCGTCGACATGGGCATCGTCTCCCTGCCGTGGAAACAGCTCACTAACGACTACGACCAACTCACCGCCGAGGACGTGGTGATCGTGCCAGCTTTCGGCGCGCCGACGAACTTCATGGAGAAGATCGAGGAACTCGGCTGCTACGTGGTCGATACCACCTGCGGCGACGTCATGAAGGTCTGGCGCCGGGTCCGCGGCTACGCCAAGGACGGCATCACCTCGATCATTCACGGCAAGGCCGGCCACGAGGAAACCCAGGCCACCGCCTCCCGCGCGCTCGGTGAGGACGGCAAGGGCCACTACCTCATCGTTCTCACACTTGAGGAAACCGACATCGTCTGCCGCTACATCCGCGAAGGCGGCGACCGGGAAACACTGCTCAAGCGCTTCCCCCACGCCGTCTCCCCGGGCTTCGATCCCGACCTTCACCTGAAGAAAGTCGGCGTGGCGAACCAGACCACCATGCTCAAGAGCGAGACCGAGGAGATCCAACGCCGCGTCCGCGCCGCCGTGGTAGCTCGCGATGGTTCGTCGGAGAGCTTTCAAGTCTTCGACACCATCTGCGGTGCCACCCAGGAACGGCAGGACGCGCTCTTCGAAATGCTGCGCCGTCCGATGGACATGCTCTTCGTCGTCGGCGGCTACAACAGCTCGAACACGACCCACCTCGTGGAAATCGGCGAACAAGCGTTGCCAACGTTCTTCATCCGCAACGCCCAGTGCCTTCAATCGCTGGAGCAGATCGTCCATTTCGATCTCCACGAAAAGTCGGAGATCACCAGTGGCTACCCCGGCGCGCTGTTAGGCGAAGCTCCCGCCGTCATCGGCATCACCGCCGGCGCCAGCTGCCCGAATAACCTGATCGAAGACACCATTTTCCGGATCTTCGAAATGCGCGGCGTTCCGAAGGAGCAAGTGAAGGCAGTATAA
- a CDS encoding YwaF family protein: protein MFHPFTAMHGWAMVAGIAGISSIIALGKTGGRNERIARGLLAFLCLTAFGYTQAAWLTIDGDPDLDSSLPLQLCDLAAIIAGFALITEKRTLCLLTYFWGLAGTIQALLTPAITVGFPHPAFFSFFVHHFAIVGAAFYLPIIRGWRTERPWWKGPLTALLLGDLYVLLSMVVNAWLGTNFGFTAHKPVNPSLLDHMGPWPYYLLGMQVMAVVLFSLLALPVLGRKEDLERQAARTPGL from the coding sequence GTGTTCCATCCGTTTACCGCCATGCACGGCTGGGCGATGGTCGCTGGGATCGCAGGCATCTCCTCGATCATCGCCTTGGGAAAAACAGGCGGCAGGAACGAACGGATCGCCCGCGGACTACTGGCCTTCCTTTGCCTGACGGCCTTCGGCTACACGCAGGCGGCGTGGCTGACCATCGACGGCGACCCCGATCTGGACAGCTCGCTGCCGCTGCAGCTGTGCGATCTGGCTGCCATCATCGCTGGATTCGCCCTGATTACCGAAAAGCGGACACTCTGCCTGCTGACCTACTTCTGGGGGCTGGCAGGCACCATCCAGGCCCTGCTCACCCCCGCCATCACGGTGGGCTTCCCCCACCCCGCGTTCTTCAGCTTTTTCGTCCATCATTTCGCGATCGTGGGAGCGGCCTTCTACCTGCCCATCATCCGCGGCTGGCGGACGGAACGCCCGTGGTGGAAAGGCCCGCTGACCGCCCTTCTCTTGGGAGATCTCTACGTGCTCCTCTCCATGGTAGTGAACGCATGGCTTGGCACCAATTTCGGCTTCACCGCCCACAAGCCGGTGAACCCCAGCCTGCTCGATCACATGGGCCCATGGCCCTATTATCTGCTGGGAATGCAGGTCATGGCGGTGGTGCTTTTCTCCCTGCTGGCGCTGCCGGTGCTCGGAAGGAAAGAGGATTTGGAGCGCCAGGCCGCCAGGACCCCCGGCCTCTGA
- a CDS encoding sugar phosphate isomerase/epimerase family protein: protein MKRGSLFAMVPAASVLLALRSHGRPVNPDALTEAGFTISVQCWSLKEFTLWEAIEMAAFAGASAIEVFPGQKIGGELGGTKLGPDMSDEQIATLLEYAKKNGVVPVSFGVTGISKREKEARQTFEFAKKIGLHGVTTESLEALDTLEKLAEEYDIKVCFHNHPKPTAMWNPDKTWEAIKDRHENIGFCADVGHWATSGLDPMEVVKKVAPRVHSFHMKDREALGEWTHDRPFGTGVIDIAAILDEARKQGFAGDVTIEYEHNWKSNVPEIAQCVGYLRAYAKIRKA, encoded by the coding sequence ATGAAGCGCGGCTCTCTTTTTGCGATGGTCCCTGCCGCGTCGGTGCTGCTTGCTCTCCGGTCGCATGGCAGGCCGGTCAATCCGGATGCGCTGACCGAGGCGGGTTTCACGATTTCCGTCCAATGCTGGTCGCTGAAGGAATTCACGCTCTGGGAGGCGATCGAGATGGCTGCCTTTGCAGGAGCCAGCGCGATCGAAGTCTTCCCGGGGCAGAAGATCGGTGGGGAGCTCGGCGGCACGAAGCTGGGTCCGGATATGAGCGATGAGCAGATCGCCACGCTGCTAGAGTATGCGAAGAAGAACGGCGTGGTCCCGGTGAGCTTTGGCGTGACCGGCATTTCCAAGCGCGAGAAGGAAGCCCGGCAGACCTTCGAATTCGCGAAGAAGATCGGCCTCCACGGTGTGACCACCGAGTCGCTCGAGGCGCTGGATACCCTCGAGAAGCTCGCCGAGGAATACGACATCAAGGTCTGCTTCCACAATCACCCCAAGCCGACCGCGATGTGGAATCCGGACAAGACCTGGGAGGCGATCAAAGACCGCCACGAGAACATCGGCTTCTGCGCGGATGTGGGCCACTGGGCAACCTCCGGACTCGATCCCATGGAGGTGGTCAAGAAGGTCGCGCCGCGCGTCCACTCTTTCCACATGAAGGACCGGGAGGCGTTGGGCGAGTGGACTCATGACCGTCCCTTTGGCACCGGGGTGATCGACATCGCCGCGATTCTCGACGAGGCCCGCAAGCAGGGCTTCGCGGGCGACGTGACGATCGAATACGAGCATAACTGGAAGAGCAACGTGCCGGAGATCGCCCAGTGCGTGGGCTATCTGCGCGCCTACGCGAAGATCAGGAAGGCGTAA
- a CDS encoding DUF4870 domain-containing protein, with product MSDPYLPPSEPASVALPQSGLSNEERTWALVAHLSALSAYLTGFGMILGPLVVWLINKDSKPFAAEQAKEALNFNISWLLWGILWGVAAFILTFVLVGILMWIAFAFFGVVWTILCIIGGIKANEGVAYRYPLTIRFIS from the coding sequence ATGAGTGATCCCTATTTGCCGCCGTCCGAGCCCGCGTCTGTCGCTCTGCCGCAGTCCGGGCTTTCCAATGAAGAGCGCACCTGGGCTTTGGTCGCGCATCTTTCCGCACTGTCTGCCTATCTGACCGGATTCGGGATGATCCTGGGGCCCTTGGTCGTGTGGTTGATCAACAAGGACAGCAAACCCTTTGCCGCGGAGCAGGCGAAAGAGGCGCTCAATTTCAACATTTCATGGCTGCTGTGGGGAATCCTTTGGGGTGTGGCCGCCTTCATCCTCACCTTCGTTCTTGTCGGCATCCTGATGTGGATCGCGTTTGCCTTCTTCGGAGTCGTGTGGACCATCCTCTGCATCATCGGCGGGATTAAGGCGAATGAAGGCGTGGCCTACCGCTATCCGCTGACGATCCGTTTCATTTCGTGA
- a CDS encoding AAA family ATPase: MSLRECHIITGPAGAGKSSHARRLALELGACLIDSDTATERLVRAGLSLAGMDPDDRDSPAYKRVYRDAVYEAMFDLAVANLPQIPVVLAGPFTREGGETDWPERLEQRLGVKPVLHFVWCPIEVRRERMIARGEDRDLPKLKDWESYAASCREERPVWEHVFVETGC, translated from the coding sequence GTGAGTTTGAGGGAGTGCCACATCATCACCGGTCCGGCGGGTGCGGGGAAATCCTCCCATGCCCGCCGGCTTGCTTTGGAATTGGGCGCATGCCTCATCGATAGCGATACAGCGACGGAGCGGCTTGTCCGCGCCGGGCTTTCGCTGGCGGGGATGGATCCCGATGATCGCGACTCGCCTGCTTACAAGCGGGTGTATCGTGATGCGGTGTATGAGGCGATGTTCGACCTCGCTGTAGCGAACTTGCCGCAGATTCCGGTGGTTCTTGCTGGTCCGTTTACTCGCGAAGGCGGTGAGACGGATTGGCCGGAGCGGCTGGAGCAGCGGCTTGGCGTTAAGCCGGTGCTGCACTTCGTGTGGTGTCCCATCGAGGTTCGCCGCGAGCGGATGATTGCGCGAGGCGAGGACCGGGATTTGCCGAAGCTGAAGGATTGGGAAAGCTATGCTGCTTCCTGCCGTGAGGAGCGGCCGGTGTGGGAGCATGTGTTCGTGGAGACAGGTTGTTAG